GTCATGTCCAAGAACACAACAAAGGAGCGAGGAttcgaactggcaacccaccagttaaaGGATGAACCTCTACCAAACCCCTACCACCATAGTTTAACATATTGTATGTATAGTTAAAAtaggtatttttttaaaatgaaaccttGTTTCTCAATAAGATTTACCCGAATaaaggtgaaagaaaaaaagacagaccTCATTTAGCGTAGATGAGAACCAGTTTATCAATTCCATTACTATATCATTTAATAGGTAAATCAGTCTCATATATTCCACCTGAACTTAAACCCTCTAATTATGAATCTGATGTGAattactttttctttcccattgaTTGAACTATTACACATTGAAAAAGAACCAGGATTGAATCTGTTTCTTATGCCTAGGGCAAGATGTTCTAATCTCTAATGGAAACTGCTTTAAACtgctaaaagaaaaatctcCAGGGGCTGCTACGTGAATCAAAGTATAAATGTATTATTCAAAGCAATCTTTATTTACAGGAATGTACTGATGAAAGACGTAAGCAACAAACCACACTAACAAATTTGAGACAAGAAGAAACACCTCATCTAATTTTGCTGATCAGGATTTAAAGGGTAAtttattagctgaattaatGAACCTTTGGCATCTTATCAGTCAGCCAATTCAGGCTCAATTTTTGGGGCTGTCTAGAGTCACTGGAACCAGTGAGTCTCGATGAAAACAGGTATTCTAAAAAACATCAAACTGATTCTagatgtgaaaacattttatgtttaaaccAAGTATCAACCAGGTTGAGCCTGTGAAACATTTACTCATTTAGATATATTTTCAACATGAAAATGCTTACTTGGCTGCCCTGCTTTGTAAACAATATGCTCAATTTAAAGTGCAATGACAAGTTCAACCAATGCTTCAAGCAAAGCCTCTCCTTCGTCCatcatttgtcctttttttcagCCTTTGTGTGAGGTGTTGCAGAATGGAGCACCAGCAGCCCACACAGAGTGAGAGAGATGCCGATCCACCAGAGGCCACTGTGGGTCTCACCAAAGATGAGCCTCCCAAGGATCGCCTGGACACACCAACGAGGACATGCTCATTACGAATGCAACAGGACTGTGGAGGTGTTTTTATAGAAACGTTGTGCTTGTTCATTTGACATTATAGTTGGTGCTTACAGAGGAGATGAAGTTGGAGGCAGTGGTTGTGACAGTGGCCCTTGCTGAAGAAGAGCAGTGACGAAGAGCCTTGGAGAACATAGTCCACATTACAGTGTTACAGGTGAGCAGCAGGAGTCCACACAGCAGCCGAAGGGGGACATGGAGCTGAAAAGAGACCGCCTGTTTTATAGCTTCAGACATGTTTGAATGATTAGCTTGGTACATACAGCATTATTAGCTTACAGCGGAATTTCCTTTACTTCATTCATCTGGTGACCGTATCATAACCTAATACCACGACATCCAGTTCACAGCTCtgcatttaaaaactgaatgaTGGGCTTTTACAACTGCTTTAGGAATGTGACTAGCTTTTACtatctgaaacaaacaaaactgggTAAGGTCCAGCTTGAAAACTAGAGTACTTAGGTTGAACATGGACTGAATTAGTCCAACATAAAGAACACGGTTTGTTCTTCTAAAC
This genomic stretch from Girardinichthys multiradiatus isolate DD_20200921_A chromosome 3, DD_fGirMul_XY1, whole genome shotgun sequence harbors:
- the LOC124865266 gene encoding transmembrane protein 42-like isoform X2; the encoded protein is MDSSSVYALSAGFLAAAGSLSAKLTLGADYLREMCESGLSGWTLHVPLRLLCGLLLLTCNTVMWTMFSKALRHCSSSARATVTTTASNFISSAILGRLIFGETHSGLWWIGISLTLCGLLVLHSATPHTKAEKKDK
- the LOC124865266 gene encoding transmembrane protein 42-like isoform X3; this translates as MFWDTLFIDFLKEIRRYFPDNQLFPQLVKLHVPLRLLCGLLLLTCNTVMWTMFSKALRHCSSSARATVTTTASNFISSAILGRLIFGETHSGLWWIGISLTLCGLLVLHSATPHTKAEKKDK
- the LOC124865266 gene encoding transmembrane protein 42-like isoform X1; the protein is MDSSSVYALSAGFLAAAGSLSAKLTLGADYLREMCESGLSGWTVRLGGTTGCDWLHVPLRLLCGLLLLTCNTVMWTMFSKALRHCSSSARATVTTTASNFISSAILGRLIFGETHSGLWWIGISLTLCGLLVLHSATPHTKAEKKDK